From the Streptomyces pluripotens genome, one window contains:
- a CDS encoding aldehyde dehydrogenase family protein: protein MRIATEEIFGPVVTVTAFSSENEAAEIANGSDYGLLAGVYSRDSATAFRVARRLEVAMVFAQQLLPQHPRRPLRRHQAQRLRARARPRNTAHLPGMIRFPTGLAAIPQWRAVTDIYLPELGGRRDAACTLRILGVAVTRLPEGVNPLWRLQKWCAR, encoded by the coding sequence ATGCGCATCGCGACCGAGGAAATCTTCGGCCCGGTGGTCACAGTCACCGCGTTCTCCTCAGAGAACGAGGCCGCCGAGATCGCCAACGGATCGGACTACGGACTGCTGGCCGGGGTCTACAGCCGCGACAGCGCGACCGCGTTCCGGGTGGCCAGGCGGCTGGAGGTCGCCATGGTGTTCGCCCAACAACTACTTCCGCAGCATCCTCGGCGCCCCCTTCGGAGGCACCAAGCACAGCGGCTACGGGCGCGAGCACGCCCCCGAAACACTGCGCACCTACCCGGGATGATCCGCTTCCCCACGGGCCTTGCCGCTATCCCGCAGTGGCGCGCCGTCACCGACATCTATTTACCTGAGCTCGGAGGTCGGCGCGATGCCGCGTGCACTCTGCGAATTCTCGGCGTCGCTGTGACTCGATTGCCGGAGGGCGTGAATCCCTTATGGCGGCTGCAGAAGTGGTGCGCGCGGTAA
- a CDS encoding GNAT family N-acetyltransferase codes for MSSRPFPISQPITIRRAVARDAKRLTRLVRGSGAYEGKYAAAVAGYRVGPDYIEEHRAFVAVGADEHGGRVLGFYSLVLAPPELDLLFVADEVQGRGIGRLLVAHMQSEARAAGLDRLKVVSHLPAEDFYHRVGAVRTGTAFANPPAVPWDRPEFEFRIPSE; via the coding sequence ATGAGTTCACGCCCTTTTCCGATCAGTCAGCCGATCACGATACGGAGGGCCGTCGCGCGGGATGCCAAACGGCTCACGCGGCTCGTGCGTGGCTCAGGTGCCTACGAGGGCAAGTACGCAGCCGCAGTCGCGGGCTACCGGGTCGGTCCTGATTACATCGAGGAACACCGCGCCTTCGTGGCCGTCGGCGCCGACGAGCATGGAGGCCGGGTTCTCGGGTTCTACTCGCTCGTCCTCGCTCCACCGGAGCTCGACCTGCTGTTCGTCGCCGACGAAGTGCAAGGACGGGGTATTGGACGGCTGCTCGTGGCGCACATGCAGTCCGAGGCTCGTGCCGCCGGGCTCGACCGTCTCAAGGTCGTGTCGCATCTTCCCGCCGAGGACTTCTACCACCGCGTTGGTGCGGTGCGGACCGGGACCGCGTTCGCGAACCCGCCCGCCGTGCCGTGGGACCGTCCCGAATTCGAGTTTCGCATTCCTTCGGAATGA